One region of Malania oleifera isolate guangnan ecotype guangnan chromosome 6, ASM2987363v1, whole genome shotgun sequence genomic DNA includes:
- the LOC131158372 gene encoding GCN5-related N-acetyltransferase 6, chloroplastic isoform X1, whose translation MQGPMSNSAVLIPEFLRCSHNGVRNHYKSYKISAYWTMKMDSRSSQTGRKKEELPIEMPKLLIPQFETPRPSTNLQFDRLQPSDQELIPEKGMEFGQFVAREAVLDEEYWTAAWLRAESHWENRPNEKYAYNYKKKFAEQEFNVLKRQSKRQHGQKCSCIVMVKGSKRNVKLTVLKSIVGTLDLSIRYLLNGETFPGERVKAPLFCSISKTDQKRYGYVANLCVAKSARRQGIASNMLHFAIQMAKSNDLENVFVHVHRSNRPAQKLYEKMGFKMVNMESPQLLEEHT comes from the exons ATGCAAGGCCCAATGTCAAATAGTGCAGTTCTTATACCTGAATTCTTGAGATGTTCCCATAATGGAGTTAGAAATCATTACAAATCTTACAAAATTTCTGCATATTGGACAAT GAAAATGGATTCTAGATCTTCTCAGACaggaagaaagaaggaagaacTCCCAATAGAGATGCCAAAACTATTGATCCCCCAATTTGAAACTCCAAGGCCATCCACTAATCTCCAGTTCGACAGACTCCAACCATCAGACCAAGAGTTGATTCCAGAAAAAGGAATGGAGTTTGGACAATTTGTAGCCCGAGAGGCGGTGCTTGATGAAGAATACTGG ACAGCTGCATGGCTGCGAGCAGAAAGCCACTGGGAGAATCGACCAAATGAAAA GTATGCATATAACTACAAGAAGAAATTTGCTGAGCAG GAGTTCAATGTGTTAAAAAGGCAAAGCAAAAGGCAACATGGGCAGAAATGCAGCTGCATTGTAATG GTGAAAGGGAGCAAAAGGAATGTAAAGCTCACTGTCCTGAAGAGCATTGTTGGAACACTGGATCTGAGCATCCGATACTTGTTGAATGGAGAGACATTTCCTGGG GAACGGGTGAAGGCCCCTCTCTTCTGCAGCATCAGCAAAACAGACCAAAAAAGGTATGGTTATGTTGCAAACTTATGTGTTGCTAAATCAGCACGACGACAAGGTATTGCAAGCAACATGTTGCATTTTGCTATTCAGATGGCCAAATCAAATG atttggaaaatgtttttgtgCATGTGCATAGAAGCAATAGACCTGCACAGAAACTGTATGAGAAGATGGGCTTTAAG ATGGTCAACATGGAAAGCCCTCAATTGTTAGAAGAGCATACTTAA
- the LOC131158372 gene encoding GCN5-related N-acetyltransferase 6, chloroplastic isoform X2, translating to MQGPMSNSAVLIPEFLRCSHNGVRNHYKSYKISAYWTMKMDSRSSQTGRKKEELPIEMPKLLIPQFETPRPSTNLQFDRLQPSDQELIPEKGMEFGQFVAREAVLDEEYWTAAWLRAESHWENRPNEKYAYNYKKKFAEQEFNVLKRQSKRQHGQKCSCIVMVKGSKRNVKLTVLKSIVGTLDLSIRYLLNGETFPGERVKAPLFCSISKTDQKRYGYVANLCVAKSARRQGIASNMLHFAIQMAKSNDLENVFVHVHRSNRPAQKLYEKMGFKMNDHWT from the exons ATGCAAGGCCCAATGTCAAATAGTGCAGTTCTTATACCTGAATTCTTGAGATGTTCCCATAATGGAGTTAGAAATCATTACAAATCTTACAAAATTTCTGCATATTGGACAAT GAAAATGGATTCTAGATCTTCTCAGACaggaagaaagaaggaagaacTCCCAATAGAGATGCCAAAACTATTGATCCCCCAATTTGAAACTCCAAGGCCATCCACTAATCTCCAGTTCGACAGACTCCAACCATCAGACCAAGAGTTGATTCCAGAAAAAGGAATGGAGTTTGGACAATTTGTAGCCCGAGAGGCGGTGCTTGATGAAGAATACTGG ACAGCTGCATGGCTGCGAGCAGAAAGCCACTGGGAGAATCGACCAAATGAAAA GTATGCATATAACTACAAGAAGAAATTTGCTGAGCAG GAGTTCAATGTGTTAAAAAGGCAAAGCAAAAGGCAACATGGGCAGAAATGCAGCTGCATTGTAATG GTGAAAGGGAGCAAAAGGAATGTAAAGCTCACTGTCCTGAAGAGCATTGTTGGAACACTGGATCTGAGCATCCGATACTTGTTGAATGGAGAGACATTTCCTGGG GAACGGGTGAAGGCCCCTCTCTTCTGCAGCATCAGCAAAACAGACCAAAAAAGGTATGGTTATGTTGCAAACTTATGTGTTGCTAAATCAGCACGACGACAAGGTATTGCAAGCAACATGTTGCATTTTGCTATTCAGATGGCCAAATCAAATG atttggaaaatgtttttgtgCATGTGCATAGAAGCAATAGACCTGCACAGAAACTGTATGAGAAGATGGGCTTTAAG ATGAACGACCATTGGACCTAG